One genomic region from Stackebrandtia nassauensis DSM 44728 encodes:
- a CDS encoding TetR/AcrR family transcriptional regulator, translating into MPQATDERPYHHGNLRTALLEAAQASLREHGAAQLSLRDLAREVGVSHAAPRRHFPDRQALLDALAENGFTQLDTILRTACADAGDDFAARLRATMTAYTRFATDNAALLELMYTSKHRPGATAIVKAAEAPFQLMIELLQQGQAQGALPSGAPERIGIILFATLQGIASLINGNFVEADLLDELVDTAVEQFLHGARPA; encoded by the coding sequence ATGCCACAAGCGACCGACGAGCGGCCCTACCACCACGGCAACCTGCGCACCGCGCTACTGGAAGCCGCCCAGGCGTCCCTGCGCGAACACGGCGCCGCCCAGCTGTCCCTGCGCGACCTCGCCCGCGAAGTCGGCGTCAGCCACGCCGCCCCGCGCCGCCACTTCCCCGACCGCCAGGCCCTGCTCGACGCGCTCGCCGAAAACGGATTCACCCAACTCGACACGATCCTGCGCACCGCCTGCGCCGACGCCGGCGACGACTTCGCCGCTCGACTGCGCGCCACCATGACCGCCTACACCCGCTTCGCCACCGACAACGCCGCCCTGCTGGAGCTGATGTACACCAGCAAACACCGCCCCGGCGCCACTGCCATCGTCAAAGCCGCCGAAGCCCCGTTCCAGCTCATGATCGAACTCCTCCAGCAAGGCCAAGCCCAAGGCGCGCTCCCCTCAGGCGCTCCCGAACGCATCGGCATCATCCTGTTCGCGACCCTGCAGGGCATCGCCTCCCTCATCAACGGCAACTTCGTCGAGGCCGACCTCCTCGACGAACTCGTCGACACCGCCGTCGAACAGTTCCTCCACGGCGCCCGCCCCGCCTGA
- a CDS encoding NUDIX domain-containing protein codes for MAEIDRQSARVLCLDAHDRVLMLCWRDPVDAHLLWEPPGGGIEAGETPAQAARRELAEETGLTPRQWAPGSIDVTVTVRWKGQVFEATEPYFLARVDATAPDLSREGLQDYETTSLVEHRWVAWDAMAELPHESTPPDIPTILSRLDPSGPWAR; via the coding sequence GTGGCCGAAATCGATCGTCAAAGTGCCCGCGTGTTGTGCCTGGACGCCCACGACCGGGTCCTGATGTTGTGCTGGCGTGACCCCGTCGACGCCCACCTGCTGTGGGAGCCGCCCGGCGGCGGCATCGAAGCCGGTGAGACGCCCGCGCAGGCCGCCCGGCGCGAACTGGCCGAGGAAACCGGCCTGACCCCGCGCCAGTGGGCGCCGGGTTCCATCGACGTGACGGTGACGGTGCGCTGGAAGGGCCAGGTGTTCGAAGCCACCGAACCCTATTTCCTGGCCCGTGTCGACGCCACCGCCCCGGACCTGTCGCGTGAAGGTCTCCAGGACTACGAGACCACGTCGCTGGTGGAACACCGTTGGGTCGCCTGGGACGCCATGGCCGAGCTGCCGCACGAATCCACACCGCCGGACATCCCCACCATCCTGTCGCGGCTCGACCCGTCCGGTCCCTGGGCGCGGTAA
- a CDS encoding VOC family protein has translation MDITIQSSFLPHTDAEASLAFYRDVLGFEVRGDVGNDRMRWITVGPVDQPGTSIVLEPPAVDPGVTDAERHTIEEMIAKGTYGYILLGTSDVDATFAKVKDAGGEVAHEPTDQPWGVRDCAFRDPAGNMVRIQQTQA, from the coding sequence ATGGACATCACCATTCAATCAAGTTTCCTGCCCCACACCGACGCCGAGGCGTCGCTGGCGTTCTACCGCGACGTCCTTGGCTTCGAGGTGCGCGGCGACGTCGGCAACGACCGGATGCGCTGGATCACCGTCGGCCCCGTCGACCAACCGGGCACCTCGATCGTGCTGGAGCCACCGGCGGTCGACCCCGGCGTCACCGACGCCGAACGCCACACCATCGAGGAGATGATCGCCAAGGGCACCTACGGGTACATCCTGTTGGGCACCAGCGACGTGGACGCCACGTTCGCGAAGGTCAAGGACGCGGGCGGCGAGGTCGCCCACGAACCCACCGACCAGCCCTGGGGTGTGCGTGACTGCGCGTTTCGTGACCCGGCGGGCAACATGGTGAGGATTCAGCAGACCCAGGCCTAG
- a CDS encoding VOC family protein, translating into MTTIDAIILETPDPAAAEAFYAAAFDLKDRVRASASQAPTSGFRGYTMSLVVGQPSTVDSLVATALAAGATTLKPAKKSFWGYGAVVQDPFGTIWKIASSSKKNTEPDTRRIDEIVLLLGVSDVAVTKQFYADQGLSVAKSYGRKYVEFATANIKLALYGRRFAAKDAGVPIDGSGSHRLVIDSDAGTFTDPDGFAWNTAVATN; encoded by the coding sequence ATGACCACCATCGACGCCATCATCCTCGAAACCCCCGACCCCGCCGCCGCCGAGGCGTTCTACGCCGCCGCGTTCGACCTGAAAGACCGGGTGCGCGCCAGCGCCTCGCAGGCACCCACGTCCGGTTTCCGTGGCTACACGATGTCCCTGGTGGTGGGCCAGCCCAGCACCGTCGACAGTCTCGTGGCCACGGCACTGGCGGCCGGAGCCACCACGCTCAAACCCGCCAAGAAGAGCTTTTGGGGTTACGGCGCGGTCGTCCAGGACCCGTTCGGCACGATCTGGAAGATCGCCTCGTCGTCGAAGAAGAACACCGAACCCGACACGCGCCGCATCGACGAGATCGTGCTGCTGCTGGGCGTGTCGGACGTGGCCGTCACCAAACAGTTCTACGCCGACCAGGGCTTGAGCGTCGCCAAAAGCTACGGCCGCAAGTACGTCGAGTTCGCCACCGCGAACATCAAACTCGCCCTGTACGGGCGTCGTTTCGCCGCCAAGGACGCCGGTGTCCCCATCGACGGGTCCGGCTCCCACCGGCTGGTCATCGACTCCGACGCCGGAACCTTCACCGACCCCGACGGCTTCGCCTGGAACACCGCCGTCGCCACCAACTAA
- a CDS encoding tyrosine-type recombinase/integrase has product MEQLPLPSHRAEDVAEKKTPHRDGAVAGVGDPVATYLGSLASPASRREMAACLNRIVRLSTGDDNATAAGQPWHKLTYRDTARLKETLCQQGWSAAHVNKHLVALRRVLTEAWRLGLMDAEQKDRACDIADVTSVRLPRGHHVAAEVIGAVLAACDADEAAAGRRDAAIIAVLYSTGCRRAEIAGLRLRDYDPAERGITVIGKGDKQRLVHLNAQAVAKVEAWLAVRGRGDGAMFSPISAAGRIRMRDGVPAGMSGQAIGHMLTRRLRQAGAPQASPHDLRRTFIGSLLDAGVDLATTQAIVGHASPATTARYDRRPDHRRREAIDRLELPQAKPLR; this is encoded by the coding sequence ATGGAACAGCTGCCGCTACCGTCGCATCGGGCCGAGGACGTCGCCGAAAAAAAGACCCCCCACCGAGACGGGGCTGTGGCCGGGGTCGGTGATCCGGTGGCGACGTATCTGGGGTCGCTGGCCAGCCCCGCCTCGCGGCGGGAGATGGCGGCGTGTTTGAACCGGATCGTGCGGTTGAGTACCGGCGACGACAACGCCACCGCCGCCGGGCAGCCGTGGCACAAGCTGACCTACCGCGACACGGCGCGGCTGAAGGAGACGCTGTGCCAGCAGGGCTGGTCGGCAGCCCACGTCAACAAGCACCTGGTGGCGTTGAGGCGGGTGTTGACCGAGGCGTGGCGGTTGGGGTTGATGGACGCCGAGCAAAAGGACCGGGCCTGCGACATCGCCGATGTGACCAGTGTGCGGCTGCCGCGCGGTCACCATGTCGCCGCCGAGGTGATCGGGGCGGTGCTGGCCGCGTGCGATGCCGACGAGGCTGCGGCGGGGCGCAGGGACGCGGCGATCATCGCGGTGCTGTATTCGACCGGGTGCCGTCGCGCCGAGATCGCGGGGCTGCGGTTGCGGGACTACGACCCGGCCGAGCGCGGCATCACCGTCATCGGCAAGGGTGACAAGCAGCGGCTGGTACACCTCAACGCGCAGGCCGTGGCGAAGGTCGAGGCGTGGCTGGCGGTGCGGGGCCGTGGTGACGGGGCGATGTTCTCCCCCATCAGCGCGGCCGGGCGGATCCGGATGCGGGACGGGGTCCCGGCGGGGATGTCGGGGCAGGCGATCGGGCACATGTTGACGCGGCGGTTGCGCCAGGCTGGTGCGCCACAGGCGTCGCCGCATGATCTGCGGCGCACGTTCATCGGGTCGCTGTTGGATGCGGGGGTGGATTTGGCCACGACGCAGGCCATCGTGGGGCACGCGTCTCCGGCCACGACCGCACGGTATGACCGAAGGCCCGACCATCGTCGTCGTGAGGCCATTGACCGGTTGGAGTTGCCGCAGGCCAAGCCGTTGCGTTGA
- a CDS encoding FAD-dependent monooxygenase codes for MHTPPPSTDHEPDTFDVIIVGCGPTGAMLAAELRLHGIRVLVLETETGPTSFVRIVGLHIRSIELLAMRGLLDRVAPHARQRPAAGFFAAIDKPAPTGLDTAHPYLLGIPQPVIVRLLEEHATDLGARVQHGVAVTGVEPDDDGVTVTLDDGRCMRSRYLVGCDGARSTVRKQLGIAFDGQPAQTQTLMGEMEAGVAPDEIAAAMRRIGQGDRRWWLRPVGVGLYSVVVPAEGVTDRATPPTLEDVRRQLRAVAGTDFGVHSPRWLSRFGDATLLAERFRVGRVLLAGDAAHIHPPLGGQGLNLGVQDAFNLGWKLAAHIRGWAPVTLLDTYQAERRPVAADVLDNTRAQMALQGSEPGAQAMRRLVSELMDFDAVNRHLIAKITAIDIRYDFGDGPDLLGRRLPDLTTKQGRLYGLLHRGRGLLLDRTGRLGVGAWSDRVDYLPDPAAELNAACVLLRPDGHVAWIGDDQDDLDEQLARWFGQPNQP; via the coding sequence ATGCACACCCCACCACCCTCCACCGACCACGAACCGGACACCTTCGATGTGATCATCGTCGGGTGCGGGCCCACCGGCGCGATGCTGGCCGCCGAACTGCGACTGCACGGCATCCGGGTACTCGTCCTGGAAACCGAAACCGGGCCGACGTCGTTCGTGCGCATCGTCGGTCTGCATATCCGCAGCATCGAGCTGTTGGCGATGCGCGGCCTGCTGGATCGCGTCGCGCCGCACGCGCGACAGCGCCCGGCGGCCGGGTTCTTCGCCGCCATCGACAAACCCGCCCCCACCGGTCTGGACACCGCCCACCCGTACCTGTTGGGGATTCCGCAGCCGGTCATCGTGCGGCTGCTGGAAGAACACGCGACCGACCTGGGTGCGCGGGTCCAGCACGGTGTCGCGGTGACCGGTGTCGAGCCCGACGACGACGGCGTCACCGTCACCCTGGACGACGGTCGATGCATGCGGTCGCGGTATCTCGTCGGCTGCGACGGCGCCCGCAGCACGGTCCGCAAACAGCTGGGCATCGCCTTCGACGGCCAGCCCGCTCAAACGCAGACGTTGATGGGCGAGATGGAGGCGGGCGTGGCGCCTGACGAGATCGCCGCCGCGATGCGGCGTATCGGCCAGGGCGACAGGCGGTGGTGGCTGCGGCCCGTCGGTGTCGGCCTCTACAGTGTCGTCGTTCCCGCCGAGGGTGTCACCGATCGCGCGACACCACCCACGTTGGAGGATGTCCGGCGACAGTTGCGTGCCGTCGCGGGAACCGATTTCGGTGTGCACTCGCCGCGTTGGCTGTCCCGCTTCGGCGACGCCACGCTGTTGGCGGAACGGTTCCGGGTGGGGCGGGTGCTGTTGGCGGGCGACGCGGCGCACATCCATCCGCCGCTGGGCGGGCAGGGCCTCAACCTGGGGGTTCAGGACGCGTTCAATCTCGGCTGGAAACTGGCCGCGCACATCCGAGGTTGGGCACCGGTGACACTGCTGGACACGTACCAGGCTGAACGTCGCCCCGTCGCCGCCGATGTCTTGGACAATACGCGCGCCCAGATGGCGTTGCAGGGAAGCGAACCAGGTGCCCAAGCGATGCGCCGGTTGGTGAGCGAGTTGATGGACTTCGACGCGGTGAACCGGCATCTGATCGCGAAGATCACCGCGATCGACATCCGTTACGACTTCGGCGACGGCCCCGACCTGCTGGGCCGTCGACTGCCCGACCTCACGACGAAACAAGGCCGCCTCTACGGGTTGTTGCATCGGGGGCGGGGGCTGCTGTTGGACCGCACCGGGCGCCTGGGTGTGGGTGCCTGGTCGGACCGGGTCGACTACCTCCCCGACCCCGCAGCGGAACTGAACGCTGCGTGTGTCCTGTTGCGGCCCGACGGCCATGTCGCGTGGATCGGCGACGACCAAGACGACCTGGACGAGCAGTTGGCGCGCTGGTTCGGGCAACCCAACCAACCGTGA
- a CDS encoding oxidoreductase, which translates to MTTFNASSIGSQAGRTFVVTGANSGIGRIAAKVLAERDARVVLAVRDEAKGRAAAATMTGQVEVKRLDLADLASVRAFAEDFTDPIDVLVNNAGVMIPPLTRTADGFELQFGTNHLGHFALTNLLLPQVRDRVVTVASMAHHGGAIDFDDLNWQRKPYRAMRAYGQSKLANLLFTTELQRRLSQAGSSVIATAAHPGFAATNLLRPGRSRLLHTVSKAVTRVVAQSEAAGALPTLYAAVTDVPGDSYAGPKGLFETRGAPKLVGRSAAAKDAEVAKRLWEVSQELTAVVFPRQSLPRA; encoded by the coding sequence ATGACAACATTCAATGCGTCCAGCATCGGCTCCCAGGCGGGCCGCACCTTCGTCGTCACCGGCGCCAACAGCGGCATCGGCCGCATCGCCGCCAAAGTCCTGGCCGAACGCGACGCCCGCGTCGTGCTGGCCGTGCGCGACGAGGCCAAAGGCCGCGCCGCCGCAGCGACCATGACCGGCCAGGTCGAGGTGAAGCGCCTCGATCTGGCCGACCTGGCGTCGGTGCGGGCCTTCGCCGAGGACTTCACCGACCCCATCGACGTGCTCGTCAACAACGCCGGGGTCATGATCCCGCCGCTGACGCGCACCGCCGACGGTTTCGAGCTGCAGTTCGGGACCAACCACCTGGGGCACTTCGCGTTGACGAACCTGCTGCTGCCCCAGGTGCGCGACCGGGTCGTGACCGTGGCGTCGATGGCTCACCACGGCGGCGCCATCGACTTCGACGACCTCAACTGGCAACGCAAGCCCTACCGGGCGATGCGGGCCTACGGGCAGTCCAAACTGGCCAACCTGCTGTTCACCACCGAGTTGCAGCGGCGCCTGAGCCAGGCCGGTTCGTCGGTGATCGCCACCGCCGCGCACCCGGGTTTCGCGGCCACGAACCTGCTGCGGCCGGGACGCAGCCGCCTGCTGCACACCGTCTCAAAGGCGGTGACCAGGGTTGTCGCGCAAAGCGAGGCTGCCGGTGCGCTGCCGACGCTGTACGCGGCCGTGACCGACGTACCCGGCGACAGCTACGCCGGACCTAAGGGGCTGTTCGAAACCCGTGGCGCCCCGAAGCTGGTGGGCCGGTCGGCGGCCGCCAAGGACGCCGAGGTGGCCAAGCGGTTGTGGGAGGTGTCGCAGGAGCTGACGGCCGTGGTGTTCCCGCGCCAGTCGCTGCCCCGGGCCTGA
- a CDS encoding MFS transporter: MSLIPSAYRPVLANRVFRRLIGGFGVSYLGDGMSFVAVAWLAIELAPPGTAGLWVGGAVAAYTLPGVVGAMVFARWLRRIPAKRLLLIDNVVRGVFLGAIPLAWSTGLLTPTLYVLLLAGSSLLHAWGNAGKYTLLAELLPPPQRLAANTLVSTLNFAATIAGPAIAGVLVTYVSSALVLGLDAATYVFLAVLVARTRLPASAPAAPVETAAARGGLALLRSHPALLGLLALTWFFNFLYGPVEVALPLHVTDDLHAPGTLLGAYWMLFGIGAVAGGLAVGALKRLPLWPVTVAIVIGWGALLLPFGLAAPTLVTIAAFTLGGAIYGPFVALSVTLMQTTSPPQHLAAMLAARSAVLLTASPLGTALGGPLTTALGPRSTLGASGLATVVVGVAAAILLLAWRTRRPEPLPAFATSPRGRGHDDHDSRSTTP, from the coding sequence ATGTCGCTCATACCGTCGGCGTACCGGCCGGTGTTGGCCAACCGGGTTTTTCGTCGCCTCATCGGCGGCTTCGGTGTGTCGTATCTCGGCGACGGGATGAGTTTCGTGGCGGTGGCGTGGCTGGCCATCGAACTGGCGCCACCGGGGACCGCGGGACTGTGGGTGGGTGGCGCGGTCGCCGCGTACACCCTGCCCGGTGTCGTCGGGGCGATGGTGTTCGCGCGGTGGCTTCGCCGCATCCCGGCCAAGCGACTGCTGTTGATCGACAACGTCGTGCGCGGCGTCTTCCTGGGCGCCATACCGTTGGCGTGGTCGACCGGACTGCTCACCCCCACCCTGTACGTGCTGCTGTTGGCGGGCTCGTCGCTGCTGCACGCCTGGGGTAACGCGGGCAAGTACACGCTGCTGGCCGAACTGCTGCCGCCACCCCAGCGACTGGCCGCCAACACGCTGGTGTCGACACTGAACTTCGCCGCCACCATCGCCGGGCCCGCTATCGCCGGTGTTCTCGTCACCTACGTCAGTTCCGCACTCGTCCTCGGCCTGGACGCCGCGACCTATGTGTTCCTGGCCGTGCTGGTGGCCCGCACCCGCCTGCCCGCCTCCGCGCCCGCCGCGCCGGTCGAGACGGCCGCCGCCCGCGGCGGACTGGCCCTGCTGCGCTCCCACCCCGCACTACTGGGCCTACTCGCGTTGACGTGGTTCTTCAACTTCCTGTACGGACCGGTCGAAGTCGCCCTGCCCCTGCATGTCACCGACGACCTCCACGCGCCCGGCACGCTGCTTGGCGCCTACTGGATGCTGTTCGGTATCGGCGCCGTGGCCGGGGGACTTGCGGTCGGCGCCCTCAAACGCCTGCCACTGTGGCCGGTCACCGTCGCCATCGTCATCGGCTGGGGAGCGCTACTGCTGCCGTTCGGCCTGGCCGCCCCCACCCTCGTCACGATCGCGGCGTTCACGCTGGGCGGCGCCATCTACGGGCCGTTCGTGGCGCTGTCGGTGACGCTGATGCAAACCACGTCCCCGCCGCAACACCTCGCGGCGATGCTGGCGGCCCGCAGCGCGGTCTTGTTGACCGCCTCGCCACTGGGCACCGCCCTGGGCGGGCCCCTGACCACCGCGTTGGGGCCACGATCGACGCTGGGCGCCTCGGGCCTGGCCACCGTCGTCGTCGGTGTGGCCGCCGCGATCCTGCTGTTGGCGTGGCGCACCCGCCGACCCGAACCCCTACCGGCCTTCGCCACGTCGCCGCGAGGCCGAGGCCACGACGATCACGATTCGAGAAGCACCACCCCGTAA
- a CDS encoding VOC family protein: MTTQGIKTVLHPVSDLARAKTVYTALLGVEPQTDGPYYVGFDVEGQHIGLVPGGGPANMTCPVAYWHVADIDASLAGLTAAGATVAEAVHDVGAGRRVATVTDTDTDGNVLGLLQDA, translated from the coding sequence ATGACCACCCAGGGCATCAAGACCGTTCTTCACCCCGTGTCCGACCTGGCTCGCGCCAAGACCGTGTACACCGCGCTGTTGGGTGTCGAACCTCAGACCGACGGCCCCTACTACGTCGGTTTCGACGTCGAAGGCCAGCACATCGGGCTGGTTCCCGGCGGCGGCCCCGCCAACATGACCTGCCCGGTCGCGTACTGGCACGTGGCCGACATCGACGCCAGCCTCGCTGGCTTGACCGCGGCGGGCGCCACCGTCGCCGAGGCCGTCCACGACGTGGGTGCCGGTCGGCGTGTCGCCACCGTCACCGACACCGACACCGACGGCAACGTCTTGGGCCTGCTCCAAGACGCCTAA
- a CDS encoding ATP-binding protein — MTVEISTRESEVLALVGDHLSNAEIAARLFISVRTVESHVSALLRKLAVPDRRALARHAPDHTHKSTAVPVLPRPLTSFIGREAERAALADLVTTHRQVTALGPGGVGKTRLALRVAAAVTAHFDDGVWFVDLVSTTDPDLVAAAVAAALGLGEQPDRGMHESVISALSSQHALVVLDNCEQVVDAVAAFLERLLSACPRLSVLATSRARLMVPFEHVYPVPPLSLSGDGDSDAVELFTQRAAAAGQAPDASTREAIAHLCQRLDGMALAIELAAARWPTLGLDGLTAALSDPLRMLSGGSRAADRHRSVRAALDWSHALLAPDDQKLLRRVAVFAAPFTMAAAVHVTGIDAGVVADGLARLSEQSLLTAVSTANGTRYRGLETIRQYGTERLADADEESATRQRHVAWCLATATDLTQALPDWRARFDTVADELRAALAWASRQAEHRADAHDLAARLAALTFTRGLIGESQQRHEQAAALATDPRDAAVMLRGAAAVAACRMRGDDMYRLHLAAADAARDARDTPAAARDLATAATHAYRFSGKFTHLPSHDEVVALIDQARDLAGDDPDAVAAVALAEAGVLYDAFGAAQGPADNNVPDTLAHARRAVALARDTGDAIAQSAALDTLTGAQSWGGDAFGVAATINNRITLVTPLSESPQRTLELTDALSQAIEAALGVGDLPGAREWVRRLAEHPLLTEVSFRATSWLLVIDALAGDVADIPDVGERFAEAWRRAGSPRSTHLAPAAAAAVMAHDLGGDETARREWEQALDHLGTLPGHAFSYLAIFDSIRFLHDGDVERAWERTAPEPDDVWKWVTWLWLHWYVAVRCEAAVLAGRPDAAQHVAKARTVVAANPVAGAMVERADALLKGDRDRVAATARALTDAGCGYQAARSLVLAGGDHAARGQAALAKLGLRPMAPGPEIDWTR; from the coding sequence GTGACGGTGGAGATCTCAACCCGGGAATCCGAGGTGCTGGCGCTGGTGGGTGACCACCTGTCCAACGCCGAGATCGCCGCGCGCCTGTTCATCTCGGTGCGCACCGTCGAAAGCCACGTCTCGGCGCTTTTGCGCAAACTCGCCGTCCCCGACCGTCGGGCACTGGCGCGACACGCACCCGACCACACCCACAAGTCGACCGCGGTACCGGTGTTGCCGCGGCCGTTGACGTCGTTCATCGGCCGCGAGGCCGAACGCGCCGCGTTGGCCGACCTGGTCACCACGCACCGCCAGGTCACCGCCCTGGGGCCCGGCGGCGTCGGTAAGACCCGGCTGGCGTTGCGGGTCGCCGCCGCCGTGACCGCGCACTTCGACGACGGCGTGTGGTTCGTCGACCTGGTGTCCACCACCGACCCCGACCTGGTCGCCGCCGCCGTGGCCGCCGCGTTGGGGCTGGGGGAACAACCCGACCGCGGCATGCACGAATCCGTCATCTCCGCACTGTCGTCGCAGCACGCGCTGGTGGTGTTGGACAACTGCGAACAGGTCGTCGACGCGGTCGCGGCGTTTTTGGAGCGGCTGCTGTCGGCGTGTCCACGGTTGAGCGTCCTGGCGACCAGCCGGGCCCGGTTGATGGTGCCGTTCGAACACGTCTACCCGGTGCCGCCGTTGTCGCTGTCGGGCGACGGCGACAGTGACGCGGTCGAGTTGTTCACGCAGCGAGCCGCCGCCGCGGGCCAAGCCCCCGACGCATCGACGCGGGAGGCGATCGCGCACCTGTGTCAACGCCTGGACGGGATGGCCCTGGCCATCGAACTGGCCGCTGCCCGCTGGCCCACGCTCGGCCTCGACGGCCTGACCGCCGCCTTGTCGGATCCGTTGCGGATGCTGTCGGGGGGTTCCCGCGCCGCCGACCGGCACCGGTCGGTCCGCGCGGCCCTGGACTGGAGCCACGCCCTGCTGGCGCCCGACGACCAGAAACTGTTGCGGCGGGTCGCGGTGTTCGCCGCACCGTTCACCATGGCCGCCGCCGTACACGTCACCGGTATCGACGCCGGTGTCGTCGCCGACGGCCTGGCCCGCCTGAGCGAACAAAGCCTCCTGACAGCGGTGTCCACCGCCAACGGCACCCGGTACCGGGGCCTGGAGACCATCCGCCAGTACGGCACCGAACGTCTCGCCGACGCCGACGAGGAGTCCGCCACCCGCCAGCGGCACGTGGCGTGGTGCCTGGCCACCGCCACCGACCTGACGCAGGCGCTACCCGACTGGCGGGCCCGGTTCGACACCGTCGCCGACGAACTGCGCGCGGCCCTGGCCTGGGCGAGCCGGCAAGCCGAGCATCGCGCCGACGCGCACGACCTGGCCGCGCGACTGGCCGCGTTGACGTTCACCCGCGGCCTGATCGGCGAATCGCAGCAACGACACGAACAAGCCGCCGCCCTCGCCACGGACCCGCGCGACGCCGCGGTGATGTTGCGCGGGGCCGCGGCCGTGGCCGCGTGCCGGATGCGCGGCGACGACATGTACCGCCTCCACCTGGCCGCCGCCGACGCCGCCCGCGACGCGCGCGACACCCCGGCCGCCGCCCGTGACCTGGCCACCGCCGCCACCCACGCCTACCGGTTCTCCGGAAAGTTCACGCACCTGCCGTCCCACGACGAAGTGGTCGCGCTCATCGACCAGGCCCGCGACCTCGCCGGCGACGACCCGGACGCGGTCGCGGCGGTGGCGCTGGCCGAAGCCGGGGTCCTGTACGACGCGTTCGGTGCCGCCCAGGGCCCAGCCGACAACAACGTGCCCGACACCCTCGCGCACGCGCGACGCGCCGTCGCGCTGGCCCGCGACACCGGCGACGCAATCGCCCAATCCGCGGCACTGGACACCCTGACCGGCGCGCAAAGCTGGGGCGGCGATGCCTTCGGGGTGGCCGCCACGATCAACAACCGCATCACCCTGGTGACGCCGCTGTCGGAAAGCCCGCAACGGACACTGGAGTTGACCGACGCGCTCAGCCAGGCCATCGAAGCCGCCCTGGGCGTGGGCGACCTGCCCGGCGCCCGCGAATGGGTGCGCCGCCTGGCCGAGCATCCACTGTTGACCGAGGTGTCGTTTCGCGCCACGAGCTGGCTGCTGGTGATCGACGCACTGGCAGGCGACGTCGCCGACATCCCCGACGTCGGCGAACGGTTCGCCGAGGCGTGGCGCAGGGCCGGTAGCCCGCGCTCCACCCACCTGGCTCCGGCCGCGGCCGCCGCCGTCATGGCCCACGACCTGGGCGGCGACGAGACCGCCCGCCGCGAATGGGAACAGGCCCTAGATCACCTGGGGACCTTGCCGGGGCACGCGTTCAGTTACCTGGCGATCTTCGACAGCATTCGCTTCCTGCACGACGGTGACGTCGAGCGGGCGTGGGAACGCACCGCGCCCGAACCCGACGACGTGTGGAAATGGGTCACCTGGTTGTGGCTGCACTGGTACGTCGCGGTGCGCTGCGAGGCCGCCGTGTTGGCGGGCAGACCCGACGCCGCGCAACACGTCGCCAAGGCGCGCACGGTCGTGGCCGCAAACCCGGTCGCAGGCGCCATGGTGGAACGCGCCGACGCCCTCCTCAAGGGCGATCGTGACCGGGTCGCGGCCACCGCGCGGGCGTTGACCGACGCCGGTTGCGGCTACCAGGCGGCGCGCAGTCTGGTGCTGGCCGGTGGCGACCACGCCGCGCGGGGTCAGGCCGCGTTGGCGAAGCTCGGGCTGCGCCCGATGGCCCCGGGGCCGGAAATCGATTGGACGCGGTGA
- a CDS encoding GNAT family N-acetyltransferase, which yields MLKGSKVGLRARHDDDIAILRTELYDDVVNASRAEGPPWRPITPGSNDKRLVVDDSAQGLVQFSVVDVDSDALVGTATLWGIDPHHRSAHIGLGLLPSCRGKGYGTDVVAVLCYYGFTVRGLHRLQIETLADNVGMLRSAERNGFVREGVRRASTWVLGEFLDEVVMGLLAHEWKPDADS from the coding sequence GTGCTTAAAGGCAGCAAGGTCGGGCTTCGGGCCCGCCACGACGACGACATCGCGATCCTGCGCACCGAGCTGTACGACGACGTGGTCAACGCGTCGCGCGCCGAAGGCCCGCCGTGGCGGCCCATCACGCCCGGCTCCAACGACAAACGGCTCGTCGTCGACGACAGCGCTCAGGGCCTGGTCCAGTTCTCCGTGGTGGATGTCGACAGCGACGCACTGGTGGGCACGGCGACGCTGTGGGGCATCGACCCCCATCACCGGTCGGCGCACATCGGGTTGGGCCTGCTGCCGTCGTGCCGCGGCAAGGGCTACGGCACCGACGTGGTCGCGGTGCTGTGCTACTACGGGTTCACGGTGCGGGGCCTGCACCGGCTCCAGATCGAGACCCTGGCCGACAACGTCGGGATGCTGCGCTCGGCCGAACGCAACGGTTTCGTCCGCGAAGGCGTGCGCCGGGCCTCGACGTGGGTGCTGGGCGAGTTTCTCGACGAGGTCGTGATGGGGCTGTTGGCGCATGAATGGAAACCCGACGCCGACAGCTAA